CACTATCCTACCTGAATCAATCCTCTCCAAGTGAGAAAGGCATCTTAAAAATGTGCTTTTGCCAGACCCGCTTGGACCTATGATGACAACCACATCACCATCCTGCACCTTCATAGAAACATTCTGCAGAACCTGATTACTGCCAAAATATTTGCATACATTCTCTGCTATAAGCATCTCAAACCACCTCTATTCATATACAGATAGTCTTTTTTCAAGACGCCCAAATAGGATAGTAAACATTGTAGTCATTAAAAGATACAACACACAGGCCATGCCAAATATCTCCAGTGGCCTGAGCGTTACAGAGTATCTCTGCTGGGCTACCCTCATGAGGTCTACCATGGCAATAGTAGATACAAGGGAAGAGTCTTTCAGGAGGGCAATGAACTCATTGCCCATTGGCGGTATAAGCCTCCTGTACGCCTGTGGCACTATGACCCTGCGCATGGCCTGGCCATAACTCATGCCCAATGCCCTTGCCGCCTCCATCTGACCCTTAGGTATGGATTCAATGCCTGCCCTTATTATCTCAGCTAAATACGCTCCTGAATTCACGGACAAGCCTATCACCGCAGCAGGCATGG
The DNA window shown above is from Calorimonas adulescens and carries:
- a CDS encoding amino acid ABC transporter permease — its product is MDMSFVVSNLVLLLKGAGMTVQLTIYGIVIGTAIGFLVALGKISGISYIKWFCSLYTWLIRGTPLMMQLFVIYYGLPQVGITLDPMPAAVIGLSVNSGAYLAEIIRAGIESIPKGQMEAARALGMSYGQAMRRVIVPQAYRRLIPPMGNEFIALLKDSSLVSTIAMVDLMRVAQQRYSVTLRPLEIFGMACVLYLLMTTMFTILFGRLEKRLSVYE